The window AAAAACTCATTCTGTAACAAGTTATTTACTAAACTAGTGCCgtaaataacaatttgtttACTCCAGGATAGTAATGCTATATTCTAAGTTGCAGGTATTGTATGTATATGTAAACACACCACAATGGACAACTTacttagatttaaaaataaaaagtgcatttataataatgttaatttacaCAATTTTAAAGCATTATGGATAGAAGCATAAGATGTGATATTTTTGACAGTCTAGTACAAGATAGAGCTATTgtttgcaaataaataattttcatacaaccagtttattttcattatttcctcacttttcgtttaacaaaacatttccatttaaaaagaaGAGGTTAAGCTTTGTTCCACCTTCTGGAGTCTCCTGCAAAGTCTTGCCAATTCTGGCAGCTGTTTTCTGTAACTTAACAAAGGCTTTTGATAGTATCAACCATAAGATCCACTGCAGAAGCATGTTTCAGAGGGCTGTTCCTGACCTGGGTGGGTGTTCTCTGACGTCACAAAAGTCTTTAGGTGCATTCAACCATAAGATACCGCTACAGAAGAAAAGGTAAAAACAAACTGATTAGGATaatacataaattatattatctcttttctttattaatgATTATCGTGGGTTTATCACAAATAACACTGGCCAACTTAAGCTCTAACTGTGACGAGCTCTGtaagatttgaaaattgaaactaaaGAATCGATAGTCTCGATACTAGTAGGTATAATCTCGGAAGCCGGCAAGATAAAGCCGTTCTGACCCCTGTCACGAAGCTCGTAAGTGTACGCAATTGGAGTTTGAAACTTGTTCTTTACAGTATCCATGCTACCACCGGTGGCCACGTCTACAAAGTTATCTTTAGAATCCTGCACACACACTAGTATAAGGTCTTACAGATGATCTCAGCGATGTTTCCGACCACGTACTGAGTTCCATACTTTTTAGACAAGTCTATAATAGCCTGCCTGCCAATTTCCATCTAAAAGACGCAATCGATTagagcacaaacatacttggAGTGCATTTTACCCCTAGCTAAAACGGATCTTAACTGATAAGTATACAGATCGTTATTCACACTAATTGAAGTTGGCCAAATTAGAAGTAAAATTGAGGATTTGAAAACCGACTAGTTAACTGCAGTTTTGATTGAAATACCATTTCATCGTAGTTGTCCAAATGGGCAGTGGTATGTCCATAAGGAAGCAGCAGCATTTGAGAGTAAGAATGGAAGCTGATGTAGGCAACTAGTTCTTCGCCAACGCTGTCGATGAACTCGGACAAAGTGCGGGTAGACTTTTCAGAGAGAGGAAAAGGTCCAGCATAAATGTCGGAGCAAGGCGAGTCGGAGGCACCGCCGGTCATCCATTGGTAGGGCCAGTTGCGGTTGGGATCAACTCCGAAACAGAGAAAGCTGTAAGGTGTACGTGTTTTCCTCCAGAGGCGGTTCTGCAATACACCCCAGCTTGTGACTCAATCATCAGAACTATAATTAACCCTGTGGGGTCATACCTACATTGGTATGCGAATGAGCGAAACCATCGGGGTTGGTAACGGGGAAAATATACCAAATGTAACTTTCGGCGAGTTCACGGATTTCTGGGTCGGTGCTGTGAACCAACTCGTTGATGAGGTAAGTGGCTACAGCTGAGGTGATCCTGatcaaaattaagaaataaaaatatttttatacgagaaaaaatgcattttctagCTGCCACTTGCTCATTTGGGTGTGTGAGAGATTTCTTTCCCACCCGAGTGAACCCGAGAACCTTCACATGTCTCCTTTTAGACAGCATTAAGCTCGGGCGAAAAAGGACGACTTTGCGCAACTATTCCGTAGACTGTCACATCGAATTCagatgtgttttttttctttctaaatgGAATAACCATTCTTATTCCGTTAGAGAGAGTGTGGTAAAAATACCGTTTTCATCACTCGTTGAACAATGtacatatttctttaaatataattCAGTGGAACGTGAGCCCATATTCGAAGGGATATAAGAAGGAGGGTAAGCCCCCCTAGGAAAGAATATTTAGGGGACTACTTAAGGAGAAATCGAAGAGAATGCTAGAGGGCTTCGAATAGGGACTTTCGATTTGTTAAAATCCTATTTTTGTAACATGATGTAAAATCACTCTTTGAGGAACATTATGCCTATcaaagtaaagaaaatgctTTTCCTGCCTTCAACAATTCAGTCTCTCAGTGGCAAATGCGGAAAAATGCCACTTCGCACTAGTTACTATCGAGGACACATCTTACCATTCTCTGGCATGAATGTTCGCTTCAATGAAGACAGATTGCCTTCCAGTCTGGGAACCGATTTGCAGCTTTAATCCTAGAATGTCTCTCCCTAGATATGTCTCTCCACCTTTGAGAAGAGTCACACTGGAGTAATTAGCGGCAGCAGTGTCTTGAAGGAACCTATTAATCTACATAAACGAATGTAAATTGAAGGTCTAGGACCGGTTAAATGAATGGGAACCTCATCCAGAGTATAATAGTTGGTCCATCCAAAAGTGTTAGCTCTGGAAGCTGGTCTGACACCCTCGGCGTCGATCGCCCCTTGGATGTTCTCATTGAGCAACTCAGTCTTTACgtcagggtgttccaaaataTCATCTTTGAATTTCTGAGCGTGCTTCGGAGGCACTAAAATGTCTACTGGGGTGTTTTCTATGCCCAATTCACTAAAAATTGTTGTATTTAGGATAGAGTGAGAAAgtttcatgaaatttaaaaaggagGACCTTCGCTCTGTTATGTAACATCATTACGCAACAGGGTCCAGCGGAGACGCGATGATGCATTAGCTTTTCCATAGCAATCATGTGTGtttcatatgtttttttttcagaattttaaaaaacagtaGGTTGTAGTAAAAGCGTTGTACCTTTCCACCCTTTCACCAAGGTAACACATGTTATCCTACTCGCCTGCGTTTCGCTCGTAAACTTTCGTATCTCTTGTTTTTTACTAGTCTAGTTATGTATATACCTTAGTATGAAATACTATCGGCCAACTTACGAGAAGAAATTGTAACCTGTGATGTAAGCTTCTTTCTCGATCTGTCGAAGAACCTCCACCAGCTCCTTCGTGGTGGGTGTAATACGGTACAAAGTATGATTATCAAAGCGAAGCTTTTCTGCCATGACCTGGCTCAAAGCCGCTGCCAAAATTACAACCACCAACTTCTTCATCTGAAAGAAGATGATATGTTGAATTGTTT of the Euwallacea fornicatus isolate EFF26 chromosome 9, ASM4011564v1, whole genome shotgun sequence genome contains:
- the LOC136340985 gene encoding zinc carboxypeptidase-like, whose protein sequence is MKKLVVVILAAALSQVMAEKLRFDNHTLYRITPTTKELVEVLRQIEKEAYITGYNFFSELGIENTPVDILVPPKHAQKFKDDILEHPDVKTELLNENIQGAIDAEGVRPASRANTFGWTNYYTLDEINRFLQDTAAANYSSVTLLKGGETYLGRDILGLKLQIGSQTGRQSVFIEANIHAREWITSAVATYLINELVHSTDPEIRELAESYIWYIFPVTNPDGFAHSHTNNRLWRKTRTPYSFLCFGVDPNRNWPYQWMTGGASDSPCSDIYAGPFPLSEKSTRTLSEFIDSVGEELVAYISFHSYSQMLLLPYGHTTAHLDNYDEMMEIGRQAIIDLSKKYGTQYVVGNIAEIIYVATGGSMDTVKNKFQTPIAYTYELRDRGQNGFILPASEIIPTSIETIDSLVSIFKSYRARHS